The stretch of DNA CGCATCGTCCACGAGCAGGTAGGTGTCGCCGACGAGACTCCCGCGCGGCAGCGAGAGCGCGCGCCAGAGCCAGTGGTACACGGGCAGAAGAGGCTTCACGAAATAGCGCGTGAGGTTCTTGCTCTTGCGCAGGCTCGCCACCGCCGACGCGGGTCTCCCCCACAGGCTCATCTCGCTCGCGGTGCGCCATCCCTGGTGCGACACCATCCCCGTGTCGACGAGGTTGCGCACGCCGCTCCCATCCTCGTTCGCGCTCATGAGCCGCGAGTAGATCGCGCCGTCGGGGAGCCGCCAGCAGTGGAAGAAGCTGAAGCGCGCGCCGTCGGGCGCGTACATCGCGTGCTCGAGGTAGTGCGTCGCGCCGTTCATCGAGGACTTGGGCGCGATGCGCGTCATGTCCTCGGTCGACACGACGAGGCGGTGCTCGCCCGTCTCGAGATCGAGCCAGGACAGGCCGTCTTCCTTCGGAAGTGGCTGGTTCCAGCGCTCGTCGACGACACCCTCGTAGCGGTAGCCGGGGCGCGGAAAATAGAGACGCTCGAAGTTGACGCAGATCGCGGAGCGCCCGCTCGGACTCACGGTGTACACGGGCAGCGGGAGGGTGCGCGTGGCTCCCGAGTCGACGTCGACGATGCGCGCGACGAAGTGGTCGCCCTCGCGGTCGTTGAAGACGATGCGCCGCGTGTGGTCGGGACCGAGCCACTGAAGCATCGAGCCCTGCTGCCAGTTGTAGGCCCGCGTCGTGGCGAGCTCGCGGTAGGCGCCGGTCGCGAGCTCCCAGATGCCGATCGCGACGGTGTCGCCTGCCGTCGCGAGCCGCTTCCAGTCGTGGTCGGCACGGTGCGAGAGCATGCGGCGCTCCTCGCGATCGAATGGCGACTTGTCGTAGTAGCCGAAGAAGTGGTGGCCGGGCCCGTGGGTCGAGAAGACGACGGGACAGTGCCGACTCCGCGCGCTCATTCGTCTCTGGAACCTCCTTCGAAGAGCGTGTCGAGCTTCGCGACGAGCGAACGGATCCCGGCGGCGAAGTCGTTCGCGAGAGCGATCTCGTGGGAGCGCGCCCCGAACGAGCGCAGGCGCGCGGGCGACGCAGCGACGTCCGCGATCGCCTCGGCGAACGTGCGCACGTCGTTCAGCGGGAAGATCGCGCCGTTCTCGCCCGGGAGCACCAGATCGGGCGCCGTTCCGATCGCATCCGAGCACACGGCCGGCAACCCGAAGTAGAGCGCCTCAGAGAGGGCCTTGGGCGACGGGTCGCGATTCGAGGGGAGGACGAAGAGATCGGCGGCCCGCATTGCGCTCGCGATCTGCGCCTGTCCGAGGAAACCCAGGAAGTGGACGCGATCGGCGACGCGGCGCGAGCGTGCGAGCGCTTCGAGATCCGCGCGCAATGGGCCGTCGCCGGCGAGCGCGAGGTGGACGTCCGGGCGCCGCGCGAGCGCGGGCGCCGCGAGCGCCGCGATGCAGTCGCCGGTGCACTTGTGGTCGGTGAACCTCCCCACGTTGAGAACGAGCGTCGCTTCGTGTGGAATGCCGACGCGCTCCCGGAAGCCGGCGCGCGTCTCGGCGGCGTCGCGCAGCCGAGCGAGCTCGTCGTTGTCGACGGCGCAGGGGAACGCGAAGAGCTGCTCCTCGCGAGCACCGCGCGAGATCTGGTAGTCGCGGTTGTCCGTCGAGCTGTACGCGACCGCATCGCAGTGATCGAGGAACCAGCGATTGAGCGGGTGCTTGATCGCCGTGGCGGCCCGCCCGTCGTGAAGCGTTCGCCCGCGCACCGAGCCTTCGCCGCGATAGACGATCTTCGCCCCGGCCCTTCGCGATGCGACGAGTGCGAGCCAGTTCGAGATCGACAGGTAGCCGTGCAGGATCACGGCGTCGTAGCCCCCGCGCCGGATCGCCACCCCGACTCCCGGGTTGATCCGGTCCACGACCGCCGTGAACCGCGCGGGAGAGAGGTTGCGCACGAACTCGTGCGGATATCCCTCGAGCATCGGAACGTCCCACGCCATCGCGGCGTTGAGCGTGGGATCGATCGTTCCGTCGACGCCGATCGTGTCGAGGAAGATGACGTTGGCGTCGATGCGCGGATGCGCTGCCAGCGCGCGCCAGATGCCGGCCTGGTACTGGATCGGATGGCGCGCGACGACACCCACCCGGTAGCGGCGTGCGCTCATCGCGAGGTTCCCGCTCGCACGCGACGGCGAC from Myxococcota bacterium encodes:
- a CDS encoding glycosyltransferase gives rise to the protein MSARRYRVGVVARHPIQYQAGIWRALAAHPRIDANVIFLDTIGVDGTIDPTLNAAMAWDVPMLEGYPHEFVRNLSPARFTAVVDRINPGVGVAIRRGGYDAVILHGYLSISNWLALVASRRAGAKIVYRGEGSVRGRTLHDGRAATAIKHPLNRWFLDHCDAVAYSSTDNRDYQISRGAREEQLFAFPCAVDNDELARLRDAAETRAGFRERVGIPHEATLVLNVGRFTDHKCTGDCIAALAAPALARRPDVHLALAGDGPLRADLEALARSRRVADRVHFLGFLGQAQIASAMRAADLFVLPSNRDPSPKALSEALYFGLPAVCSDAIGTAPDLVLPGENGAIFPLNDVRTFAEAIADVAASPARLRSFGARSHEIALANDFAAGIRSLVAKLDTLFEGGSRDE